Proteins encoded within one genomic window of Spirulina major PCC 6313:
- the petB gene encoding cytochrome b6: MFTKQVTDSKAYQWFQERLEIQAISDDISSKYVPPHVNIFYCLGGVTLVCFLIQFATGFAMTFYYRPTVTEAFNSVQYLMTEVNFGWLIRSVHRWSASMMVLMMILHVFRVYLTGGFKRPRELTWITGVVMAVLTVSFGVTGYSLPWDQVGYWAVNIVSGVPAAIPVVGDQMVELMRGGVSVGQATLTRFYSLHTFVLPWMIAVFMLAHFLMIRKQGISGPL, translated from the coding sequence ATGTTTACCAAACAAGTCACTGACTCCAAAGCATATCAATGGTTTCAGGAGCGTCTTGAGATCCAAGCCATCTCAGATGACATCAGCAGCAAATACGTCCCCCCCCATGTCAATATTTTCTATTGCCTGGGCGGTGTGACACTGGTCTGCTTCCTAATCCAATTTGCCACAGGCTTCGCCATGACCTTCTATTACCGTCCCACGGTAACGGAAGCGTTCAACTCCGTTCAATACCTGATGACCGAAGTAAATTTCGGGTGGTTGATTCGTTCAGTCCATCGCTGGTCCGCCAGCATGATGGTGCTGATGATGATCCTCCACGTCTTCCGCGTCTACTTGACCGGTGGCTTCAAGCGTCCCCGTGAACTCACCTGGATCACGGGTGTTGTGATGGCGGTGCTGACGGTGTCCTTCGGGGTAACCGGCTACTCTTTGCCGTGGGATCAAGTGGGCTACTGGGCGGTGAATATCGTCTCTGGTGTGCCGGCTGCGATTCCCGTCGTGGGCGATCAAATGGTTGAACTGATGCGCGGTGGCGTATCGGTGGGCCAAGCGACCCTCACTCGTTTCTACAGTCTCCACACCTTTGTGTTGCCGTGGATGATTGCTGTGTTCATGCTGGCTCACTTCTTGATGATCCGCAAACAAGGCATCTCTGGCCCCCTCTAA
- the petD gene encoding cytochrome b6-f complex subunit IV, with translation MSTLKKPDLSDPKMLAKLANGMGHNYYGEPAWPNDLLYTFPIVIMGTIALIVGLAVLDPAMVGEPANPFATPLEILPEWYLYPTFQILRVVPNKLLGIVAQGAIPMGLMLVPFIENVNKFQNPFRRPVATAVFMFGTVVTLWLGAGALFPIDTSLTLGLF, from the coding sequence ATGTCCACGCTGAAAAAGCCTGACTTAAGTGATCCGAAGATGCTCGCAAAACTTGCGAATGGCATGGGTCACAACTATTACGGAGAACCGGCTTGGCCCAATGACCTGCTCTACACCTTCCCAATTGTGATCATGGGAACGATCGCCTTGATTGTGGGTCTGGCGGTGCTTGACCCGGCCATGGTGGGTGAACCGGCGAACCCCTTCGCGACTCCCCTGGAAATTCTGCCGGAATGGTATCTCTACCCCACGTTCCAAATTTTGCGCGTGGTTCCCAATAAACTGTTGGGGATTGTGGCTCAAGGGGCGATTCCCATGGGCTTGATGCTCGTGCCGTTCATTGAAAACGTGAATAAATTCCAAAACCCGTTCCGTCGCCCGGTGGCTACGGCGGTTTTCATGTTTGGAACGGTGGTGACCTTGTGGCTCGGCGCGGGTGCTCTGTTCCCCATTGACACCTCTTTGACCTTGGGCTTGTTCTAG
- the glpX gene encoding class II fructose-bisphosphatase, which translates to MESTLGLEIIEVVEQAALASAKWMGKGEKDTADEVAVEAMRERMNKIHMRGRIVIGEGERDDAPMLYIGEEVGICTQENAAAFCNMEELVEIDIAVDPCEGTNLVAYGQPGSMAVLAISEKGGLFAAPDFYMKKLAAPPAAKNHVDINKTATQNLQILSECLDRSIEELVVVVMDRSRHKDLIAEIRTAGARVRLISDGDVSAALSCAFAGTNIHALMGIGAAPEGVISAAAMRCLGGHFQGQLIYDPEVVKTGLIGESKEGNIARLNSMGITDIDRVYDAQELACGETVLFAACGITPGTLMDGVRLFHGGARTQSLVISSQSKTARFVDTVHMFDQPKYIQLR; encoded by the coding sequence GTGGAAAGTACGCTTGGATTAGAAATTATTGAAGTTGTTGAACAAGCTGCCCTCGCCTCCGCGAAATGGATGGGGAAAGGGGAAAAGGACACCGCCGATGAAGTAGCTGTCGAAGCGATGCGGGAGCGGATGAACAAAATTCACATGCGGGGCCGCATCGTGATCGGGGAAGGTGAACGTGACGATGCCCCCATGCTCTACATCGGCGAAGAAGTGGGGATTTGCACCCAAGAAAACGCCGCTGCGTTCTGCAATATGGAAGAACTAGTCGAGATCGATATTGCGGTTGATCCCTGTGAAGGTACTAACCTCGTTGCTTACGGTCAACCGGGTTCGATGGCGGTGCTGGCTATTTCCGAAAAAGGTGGGCTGTTTGCAGCACCTGACTTCTACATGAAGAAATTGGCAGCTCCTCCGGCGGCCAAAAACCACGTTGACATCAACAAAACGGCCACCCAAAACCTGCAAATTTTGTCGGAATGTCTCGATCGCTCCATTGAAGAATTGGTGGTGGTGGTGATGGATCGGTCTCGCCACAAAGACCTGATCGCTGAAATCCGCACTGCTGGGGCACGGGTGCGCTTAATTAGTGATGGTGACGTTTCGGCGGCGCTGTCCTGTGCGTTTGCTGGGACGAACATTCACGCTCTGATGGGGATTGGGGCGGCTCCCGAAGGGGTGATTTCGGCGGCGGCAATGCGCTGCTTGGGTGGTCACTTCCAAGGTCAACTGATCTACGATCCCGAAGTGGTGAAAACCGGTCTGATCGGTGAAAGCAAAGAAGGCAATATTGCTCGCCTCAACAGTATGGGTATCACGGACATTGACCGGGTGTATGATGCGCAGGAACTGGCGTGCGGTGAGACGGTGTTGTTTGCTGCTTGTGGGATTACCCCTGGTACGTTGATGGATGGTGTGCGTTTGTTCCATGGTGGCGCTCGCACCCAAAGCTTGGTCATTTCGAGCCAATCTAAAACGGCTCGTTTTGTGGATACGGTGCATATGTTCGACCAACCCAAATACATCCAATTGCGCTAG
- the ctpA gene encoding carboxyl-terminal processing protease CtpA — translation MKNRQFWVNFALCLLIGLVSWGVMPVAHAFSEDQKIFLQAWRIVNQAYLDDTFNDHNWWRLRQDYLRRSLPDREAAYGAIEEMLGTLDDPFTRLLRPEQYRSLQVSTSGSLSGVGLQIDLNPTSHQLEVVAPIADSPADQAGILAGDRILAIDHHPTEQLSLEEAANLMRGPRGTAVTLEVARPDTEAAYEFKVVRDRIDLNPVVAELDTRLLDTPIGYLRLSQFSANAYRELEHALARLQRQGAEGYILDLRNNPGGLLQAGIEIAGLWLNDATIVYTVNRQGMFDSFTAAHNALTTAPLVVLVNKGTASASEILAGALQDNGRAELIGDRTFGKGLIQSLFELPDDSGLAVTVAKYETPNHHDIHRLGILPDYVVSQDPITRQDIASARDLQYQTAIDRLAQQLTSASSQSEVAG, via the coding sequence ATGAAGAACCGTCAATTTTGGGTCAATTTTGCGTTGTGTTTGCTGATCGGGTTGGTGAGTTGGGGCGTGATGCCGGTGGCTCATGCGTTTTCCGAGGATCAAAAGATTTTTTTGCAAGCATGGCGGATTGTCAATCAAGCCTATTTAGATGACACGTTTAATGATCACAATTGGTGGCGACTGCGCCAGGATTATTTGCGGCGATCGCTGCCGGATCGTGAGGCGGCCTATGGGGCGATTGAGGAAATGCTGGGGACGTTGGATGATCCCTTTACGCGGCTGTTGCGGCCCGAGCAGTATCGCAGCTTGCAGGTGAGTACGTCGGGGTCGCTGTCGGGGGTGGGATTACAGATTGATCTCAATCCCACGAGCCATCAGTTAGAGGTGGTGGCTCCGATCGCTGATTCGCCGGCGGATCAAGCGGGGATTTTGGCGGGCGATCGCATTCTGGCCATTGACCATCATCCCACTGAACAATTATCCCTCGAAGAGGCGGCGAATCTGATGCGGGGCCCACGGGGAACGGCTGTCACCCTGGAGGTGGCGCGACCGGATACGGAGGCAGCGTATGAGTTTAAAGTGGTGCGCGATCGCATTGACCTGAATCCAGTGGTGGCCGAACTCGATACCCGCCTTCTCGATACCCCCATCGGCTACCTCCGTCTTTCGCAATTCAGCGCCAACGCCTACCGCGAGCTAGAACACGCCCTCGCCCGACTCCAACGCCAAGGAGCCGAAGGGTATATCCTCGACCTGCGCAATAATCCGGGGGGACTCCTTCAGGCCGGGATTGAAATTGCAGGACTGTGGCTCAATGATGCCACCATTGTCTACACCGTCAACCGTCAAGGGATGTTTGACAGTTTTACTGCCGCCCATAATGCCCTCACCACCGCCCCCCTGGTCGTGCTGGTGAATAAAGGTACTGCCAGCGCGAGCGAAATCTTAGCCGGGGCATTACAGGATAATGGTCGGGCAGAACTGATCGGCGATCGCACCTTTGGCAAAGGGTTAATCCAATCCCTGTTTGAACTCCCGGATGATTCTGGGCTAGCGGTGACGGTGGCGAAATACGAAACCCCCAATCACCATGACATCCATCGCCTCGGCATCCTGCCGGATTATGTTGTGTCTCAAGACCCAATCACGCGGCAGGACATCGCCTCAGCGCGGGATTTGCAATATCAAACGGCAATCGATCGCCTCGCTCAACAACTCACCTCTGCTTCATCACAGTCGGAGGTGGCGGGCTGA